The proteins below are encoded in one region of Drosophila santomea strain STO CAGO 1482 chromosome 3R, Prin_Dsan_1.1, whole genome shotgun sequence:
- the LOC122756518 gene encoding uncharacterized protein LOC122756518 gives MRAEGRINNSRPIRECVFVNEKLIEFIRTAAETSQGIASGRGSALCPCSVCSNAKQFSNNCCSRMANDVLTSSSLSWVDVAFPLGFLHITELCVGWNPLD, from the exons ATGAGAGCCGAGGGACGAATCAATAATTCACGTCCGATACGCGAGTGTGTGTTCGTGAACGAGAAACTAATCGAATTTATTAGAACGGCAGCAGAGACGTCTCAGGGAATTGCCAGCGGCCGTGGGTCTGCTCTGTGTCCATGTTCTGTGTGCTCG AATGCGAAGCAATTTTCCAACAACTGCTGCTCCAGGATGGCGAATGACGTCCTTACCTCGTCATCATTATCATGGGTGGATGTTGCCTTTCCTCTTGGATTTCTACACAT AACAGAGTTGTGCGTTGGGTGGAATCCTCTTGATTAG
- the LOC120453149 gene encoding BTB/POZ domain-containing protein KCTD12 codes for MPEIIELNVGGVSYTTTLATLQQDKSTLLAELFGEGRDALAKDSKGRYFLDRDGVLFRYILDFLRDKALHLPEGFRERQRLLREAEHFKLTAMLECIRSERDARPPGCITIGYRGSFQFGKDGLADVKFRKLSRILVCGRVAQCREVFGDTLNESRDPDHGGTDRYTSRFFLKHCYIEQAFDNLHDHGYRMAGSCGSGTAGSAAEPKPGVDTEENRWNHYNEFVFIRD; via the coding sequence ATGCCCGAAATCATCGAGCTGAACGTCGGCGGCGTGAGCTACACGACCACATTGGCCACACTGCAGCAGGATAAAAGCACGCTGCTGGCGGAGCTCTTCGGCGAGGGTCGCGATGCGCTGGCCAAGGACAGCAAGGGTCGCTACTTCCTGGACCGCGACGGCGTCCTCTTCCGCTACATCCTGGACTTCCTGCGCGACAAGGCGCTTCACCTTCCCGAGGGATTCCGCGAGCGTCAGCGGCTGCTCCGGGAGGCGGAGCACTTTAAGCTGACCGCTATGCTCGAGTGCATCCGCAGTGAGCGGGACGCCCGACCGCCGGGGTGCATCACCATCGGCTACCGCGGCAGCTTCCAGTTCGGCAAGGACGGACTGGCCGACGTCAAGTTCCGGAAGCTGTCGCGCATCCTGGTCTGCGGCCGAGTGGCCCAGTGCCGAGAGGTGTTCGGCGATACGCTGAACGAGTCGCGGGATCCGGATCATGGCGGCACGGATCGCTACACCTCGCGGTTCTTCCTGAAGCACTGCTACATCGAGCAGGCCTTCGATAATCTACACGACCACGGATACCGTATGGCCGGAAGCTGCGGATCCGGAACCGCCGGCTCGGCAGCGGAACCCAAGCCGGGCGTGGACACTGAGGAAAATCGCTGGAACCACTACAATGAGTTCGTCTTCATCCGGGACTAG